In the Micromonospora narathiwatensis genome, one interval contains:
- a CDS encoding roadblock/LC7 domain-containing protein codes for MTSPFRHDNVERQRPAGAPSPEARTFHWLLDSFTSSTAGVVEAIAVSADGLLIATSGSKDRSNAERLAAVVSGMTSLAGGAAKWYALGALNRVIVDMAEGYLLIGAISSGSVLGVVADRSANLGTVAYEMTLFAGQAGGTLSPRLINELKNAVPPPVADRAGRAKGA; via the coding sequence GTGACCAGCCCCTTCCGGCACGACAACGTCGAGCGGCAGCGCCCCGCCGGGGCACCCAGCCCCGAGGCCCGCACCTTCCACTGGCTGCTCGACTCGTTCACCTCCAGCACGGCCGGGGTGGTGGAGGCGATAGCGGTCTCCGCCGACGGGCTGCTGATCGCCACGTCGGGCAGCAAGGACCGGTCCAACGCGGAACGGCTGGCCGCCGTCGTCTCCGGCATGACCAGCCTCGCCGGGGGCGCCGCGAAGTGGTACGCGCTGGGCGCCCTCAACCGGGTGATCGTGGACATGGCCGAGGGGTACCTGCTGATCGGCGCGATCAGCAGCGGCTCGGTGCTCGGCGTGGTCGCCGACCGCTCGGCGAACCTCGGCACCGTGGCGTACGAGATGACGCTCTTCGCCGGCCAGGCCGGCGGGACGCTGAGCCCGCGGCTGATCAACGAGCTGAAGAACGCCGTACCGCCACCCGTGGCGGACCGGGCGGGCCGGGCGAAGGGAGCCTGA